GTTATCTATGCCCGTTTTTTGTTCCAGGGCATCTCGTTTGGCGGTTAGTTGTTGGATTTTGATCGACAAATTTTGCCGGAGCACATTAATTTCGTTGAGGCGTGAGCTGAGATTTTCTGCTGTCTGGCTAGGGTCAAAAAACTTATATTGCTGCTGCAATGCCAACATTTGCGCTTGCAACTCTGCCACCCGGTCTTGGAATTTGGGCAACTGGTCATTAACAAAGCGGAGTTTTTCACTCTCCTGTCTGGCTTGCTCTCTACGGGTGTAGTCTAAATATTGTTCAGCTAGAGCCTCCAAAACCGCCTTGACCCTTTCTTGGTCATTGCCCCGGTAGCTGATCTCAACAATGCCTGTGTCCGGCACCACCATCACCGACAGGCTAGCCAGAAAACTACTATAGGAAATTTGCTCCTCTGGGGGGAGGGCGTCATAAATTTGGCTCCAGACCGGCTCCAATAGAATATTACTTTGTAGAATTTCCGACTGGGTGTTCAAATATTCTTTGCCCCGGGGAAGGCTGCCCAGCAGTCCCGAACCTTGGAGTTGGGCCAGGGGATTAACCGTTTCATTCTCGGGGGGGGAAACCAGTAATTGGAAACTAGATTGAAAAACCGGCGGCTTATCAAGTTGCCGCTTGAGGTTCAAGCCTCCCACCGCTAGGGCCACCAGGACAACAATCCACCATCTCCTCCTCAATACACCTGTCAGGTTACCAAGGGAAAAAGAGTCCACTTCTTCAGCACCGTATGCTCCAACTAGCGGAGGGGGGGGGCTACCTTGGGGCAATTCTGGGTAACTGTAGGTCATTATCTTGGGGGGAATGGTTATTGGGCAAGGATGCTTGGGGAATTAGCCATGGTTTAGCACCTAGTGTGTGGAAGCAGTTTTATTTACTTGGGTCAATATTACCGTTATTTTCGGTGACTGTGCACTGTCAATACTAGCCTGGATCTACTGGGAAGGACTCCCACCGGGTTGTTCTAGTTCCTCGGACTACAGCAGGGCCGGAGGACAAAAAACCGAGTCAGAATCGGCGATCGCCATTGGCCAAAAGATTTAGCACCGATGATGATGATCATCTGTGGCCGGGTGGAGGGATGGAGAGTTTGAATTGTTATGACCATAATTGTCTTAGGTCAGTGTGATGCTAACGCAGAACCCCTGTCTCCATAAATTTGAACCTTCACACTTAAGTATTGTTTGCAACACTTAAGTATTAACCAGGTAAGATTGATAACAAATTTTTCCTTGTTTACCTGGACAAAAATGGGTCAATAAATTAGATTTGTCTGTAACCGAATTCGCTTGATCACGGACTCATATCCTGGAATAAAAACCAGTTCAGACTGAATAACTTTTTTGTTTTCCACAGCGGGAGAAGTTCTTAGTATAAGCTCTCGGCAGGAGTGAATGTTTTTTTCTTATAAAAACAATTGAATTTTCGTTTTTCCACCCTAGCCGGAGCCTCGACGGTCCCACAGATCTCGGTTTCGTCTGCCGTATTCTTAGACCAAGCTAAGAACGTATGCAGGATTCCTGTGGCCAAAAATAGGAAATGTAACCGGTGAAAAGCCAATAGTTTGCTCCCATTTGCGGTCCAGGGGAGAACGGCGACATAAATGCCCGGCAGGATTTCTGCCCACTTGGGGCAAGCCATTATGATGGAAGCCGGCCCTTCTCCATCATCATTCGGAGGACAATATGTCAGCAATAACGGCCCAGGAACTGGAATCACAAATGCCGGATGCCACTATGCTTTTGAGTGATGAACCGGAGATGGAAAGTTCAGTGCATTATTTGCAACTGCTCTTGCTAGTTACTAGTCTGGAGTGGGCCTGGCGTCAGAGGGATGATTTTTTTATTGGTGCCAACCTAACCATCTACTTCAGTCGACAACAACTCAAACACCGTGATTTTCGAGGCCCTGATTTTTTCCTGGTCAAGAATACCACCAGACACCCCCGCAATTCCTGGGTCGTGTGGGAGGAAGACGGGCGCTACCCCGACTTGATCATTGAGCTACTTTTCGAGTCCACTGCCAAAGTGGATAGAACCACCAAGCTGGACCTTTATGCCACTAGGTTCCACACCCCTGAGTATTTTTATTTTTCCCCTGAAACTTTGGAATTTGCCGGTTTTAGGTTAAATTTCAACCAATACTCTCCCGTAATTCCCAATGAGCAAGGATGGCTATGGAGTGAGGCGCTGGGATTTTTTCTTGGCATCCACCAGGGTCAGTTGCGCTATTTTTCCGTGGAGGGAATTTTAGTACCTACCCCTGAGGAGGCGGCCCAACAGGAAATATTGAGGCCTGACCAGGCCATGGCAAAGGTAGAGCAGGAGGCTCAACGGGCGGACCAAGAAAAATTCAGGGCCGATCGCCTGGCGGCCAAGCTGAGGGAGTTGGGATTGGATCCCGATGATGTTTAGCCATGGGCCTTTGGGCGTAGCAAAAATTGACCTCAAGTATGAAAACTTCCCCCCCAGAACTGATTATTGAAGCAGGACGCACGGAGCGTCAGTATTGGCAAGACCTATGGCGTTACCGGGAATTGTTTTACACCCTGGCTTGGCGGGACATTGCGGTACGGTACAAACAAACGGCGATCGGTATAGCTTGGGCCTTAATCCGGCCATTTTTGACCATGGTGGTGTTTACGGTGGTATTTGGTAAGTTGGCTAATTTACCTTCGGAGGGGGTGCCCTATCCCATTCTGGTGTTTGCGGGAATGTTGCCCTGGCAGTTTTTTTCCACTTCCCTTAGTTCCGCCAGCGATAGTCTAATTGCCAATGCCAATCTAATTTCTAAGGTGTATTTTCCTCGCTTAGTGGTGCCTACCAGTGCCGTGGTGACTAGCTTTGTTGATTTTTTAATTTCTGGGATGATTATGTTGGGGCTGATGGCTTGGTATAATTTCTTGCCCAGTTGGCATGTGATTACATTGCCTTTCTTCATTTTGATTGCCTTTATGGCTTCCATGGGAGCAGGGTTATGGCTTTGTTCCCTCAATGTCAAATACCGAGATTTTCGCTACATTGTGCCATTCATTGTCCAATTTGGTTTGTACATTTCCCCGGTGGGTTTTAGTAGTAATGTGGTGCCGGAAAAATGGCGATTGCTCTATTCCATTAACCCGATGGTGAGTGTAATTGATGGTTTTCGTTGGGCGATTTTGGGGGGAGAATCAACTATATTTCTGCCGGGTTTTTTGTTGTCTTTACTGTTGGTGATCATTATTTTTATAACAGGAATTCTCTATTTTCGTAAGATGGAACGCACCTTCGCTGATGTGATTTAACCATGGCAACAAACAAATGGTTTTATGAGCTATTGAAGGATTTTAAATACAGTTGCCTGAATTGGGTTTGACCGTGGCACAAGTTGCTCAGGTTGAACAGTTGAACAATGGCGATCGCCAAAGTAAGCTACCCATTAAAATAGGATTATCTTGCCCTGACCCTCAATGTGATTAAATTTCCTGGCATTATTGCCATCAAGCATCTTAACGGTGCTATTGATTACGATCGCCTTTTTGAGGTTCTATGACCAAACCGACTTTGAATTCCTCGGACTCGTTGCCAATCCCCGACAGTGGAGCAATGGATTCACTGTGGCAGCCCTCCTGGCTACATTGGCTAATTTCGGCGTTGAGTGGAACCGTCGAAATCGAGAAACAAACCGCTTGGCTCAAGAAGCACAACGAAGAGTTGAGGAAGGGCAACGCAGAATGGCTCAGGAAAGAGCAGATGAGTCTCGAAGAGCTGAGGAGAGAGAACGCCAAATTGCGCGAACTCGAATCGAAACTCGATGCCGTATTGCCGAAATACAATTCCAGCTTGACCCCTCAGACCGAAATCGAAGACTCTTAAGGGAGGCCTTAGCACTACTGGCTGAATATGGTGATCTGTTCTCGTAAAGGCGATCGCCTAGGAATTTGCCCATTACAATGAAATCATCTTCTCTCCATTTTTGATGTGGTTAGATTTTCTGGCTGACCCCATCCAATAAAAAGAGTGACTAAATACTACTACTACTATGGAGCAACTTTACGAAAGAGATTTTAGTCGATGGGCAGAAACCATGGCCGATCTCCTTGCTGCAGGGGATTTTACGTCCCTTGATATCGAGAATTTAGTGGAGGAAGTCCGGGATTTGTCAAAACGGGAAAGGGATCGCCTTTTAAGTAGTTTACGTTTAATTCTTCATCACTTCCTCAATTGGGACTACCAGCCCCAGAAACGTTCCCGCAGTTGGCAGAATACAATTGATCGAGAGCGGAACAATATTGAACTATATCTTGAGGACAGTCCCAGTCTGCAGCGTTATCTCAATGATGGGGTGTCTCTCGCTAAAATGTATCGGCTGGCGCGGGCCGACGCGATCCGGGAAACTGATTTAGATTTTCCCAAAGATTGCCTATACGATATGGAAGATGTATTAAGTCGCGTTATTTCCCTCGGTGAATGATCCTCTAGAGGGCGATCGCCAAATGAAAACCAATTGTTAAAATTAATTCACTCTTCTAAGCTGCACCATTATGGCTACCGTTTTAGACCTTCAGCCAATTATTTCGTTGAACCGAGGGCAATTTTATCAGCTCTGTCAAAACAATCCTGACCTCAGCCTAGAAAGAAACCCCCAAGGGAAGCTCATCATTCTGTCCCCAGTTGGTGGTGAAAGTGGTGCCCAAGAAGCGAGCCTTATTTTCAAAGTTTCTCTCTGGAATTATCAGAGTCAACTCGGAATTGTCTTTAGTTCCTCAACAATCTTTAGCCTACCCCAAGGTGGCGATCGCTCCCCCGATGTGGCTTGGGTCTCCCGAGGTAATTGGGAAAAGTTAACCCCAGCAGAACGAGAGGGTTTTCCCCCAATTTGTCCTGATTTTGTGATTGAACTCAGATCAAAAAGTGATCGTCTTAAACCCCTACAAGACAAAATGCTAGAGTACCTAACATCTGGTTTGCAACTAGGCTGGCTAATCAATCCACAACAAAAACAGGTGGAGATCTACCGCCAAAATCAACCCACAGAAATAACTAATCTCCCCACAAAATTGTCTGGGGAGAATGTTTTACCCGGATTTAGCATTTCTCTAGACTAGTTTTTTTTGTGGTCTATGGCTAATTCCTAAAAGTTGTCAGTTTTCTGCGGATGAGTTACTAAATCCAGAGTTTTTTCCTGATTAAGAATTGAACAATTATTTTTTTGGCTTTGTCTGGTAAGCTTACGCTATCTGGTTAGGGCGTTTTAAAAACTTTATTTATGTCTGATACAGTCATTCGAGTGGAAAATCTTGGGAAAAAATATATCATCGGTCACCAGCGGCGGGAACGCTATACAACTCTCCGGGATATGATGGCAGAGAAGGCCCGCTCCTTTGGTCAGATGTTTAGACGTAATGGTAAGGAAGATTACCCTACCCACGAAGAGTTTTGGGCGCTGAAGGATGTGTCCTTTGAAATTAAGCAGGGCGATCGGGTTGGCATTATTGGGCGCAATGGGGCGGGTAAGTCAACACTTTTAAAGATTCTCAGCCGGATTACGGAGCCGACGGAGGGGCGCATTTCTATTAAGGGTCGGGTGGCGAGTCTGTTGGAGGTGGGGACGGGGTTCCATCCTGAGTTGACGGGGCGGGAGAATATTTATCTGAATGGGGCGATTTTGGGGATGGGCAAGGCGGAAATTAAGAAGAAGTTTGATGAGATTGTGGCGTTTGCGGAGGTGGAGAAGTTTTTGGATACTCCTGTCAAGCGGTATTCTTCGGGGATGTATGTGCGCTTGGCGTTTGCGGTGGCGGCCCATTTGGAGCCGGAAATTTTAATTGTGGATGAAGTGTTGGCGGTGGGAGATGCCCAGTTTCAAAAACGTTGCCTTGGCAAAATGGAGGATGTTGCAGAAAAAGAGGGTAGAACGGTAATTTTTGTTAGCCATGCTATGCCCATGATTGCTTCTTTATGTAATAGCTGTTTTCTCCTAAAGCACGGCGAAGTTATTAAGGAAGGAAGTCCCGGCTCTGTAATTGCCTATTACCAAAGTGATGGACAGCATAGTCCAGGCTCTGTTGACTATACTTCATCTCCTTCTCCCCCTGGAGACCATTTAGCAGTTTTAAGAAGGGGATGGATCGAAAATGAAAAAGGAGAGCAATCTTTAGATGTTCGGATTGATGAGCCCCTAACGGTTTATATGGAATATGAAGTTCAACAAAAAACACCAGGCACCCCCTATCCAAATTTTCACTTTTATGATGATAAAAATAATTGTGCTTTTGTGACTGCCGCTATGGTTGATATAAATTCTCCTCTAGAAGAGGGAGTTTATCGTGCCCTTTGTCATATCCCGGCCAATTTTTTGAACGACGGTGTTTACTCGGTGGGATTGGCTGTCACGTTTATGCACTCAGGCGTCCACGTCAGTTTTTATGATCAATCTGCTTTGGTTTTTAATGTGACTGACCCGA
The genomic region above belongs to Synechocystis sp. PCC 6803 substr. PCC-P and contains:
- a CDS encoding ABC transporter ATP-binding protein, translating into MSDTVIRVENLGKKYIIGHQRRERYTTLRDMMAEKARSFGQMFRRNGKEDYPTHEEFWALKDVSFEIKQGDRVGIIGRNGAGKSTLLKILSRITEPTEGRISIKGRVASLLEVGTGFHPELTGRENIYLNGAILGMGKAEIKKKFDEIVAFAEVEKFLDTPVKRYSSGMYVRLAFAVAAHLEPEILIVDEVLAVGDAQFQKRCLGKMEDVAEKEGRTVIFVSHAMPMIASLCNSCFLLKHGEVIKEGSPGSVIAYYQSDGQHSPGSVDYTSSPSPPGDHLAVLRRGWIENEKGEQSLDVRIDEPLTVYMEYEVQQKTPGTPYPNFHFYDDKNNCAFVTAAMVDINSPLEEGVYRALCHIPANFLNDGVYSVGLAVTFMHSGVHVSFYDQSALVFNVTDPIEGVITRGMGYVGPIPGVLRPVLDWNVEKIA
- a CDS encoding DUF29 domain-containing protein is translated as MADLLAAGDFTSLDIENLVEEVRDLSKRERDRLLSSLRLILHHFLNWDYQPQKRSRSWQNTIDRERNNIELYLEDSPSLQRYLNDGVSLAKMYRLARADAIRETDLDFPKDCLYDMEDVLSRVISLGE
- a CDS encoding Uma2 family endonuclease; this encodes MATVLDLQPIISLNRGQFYQLCQNNPDLSLERNPQGKLIILSPVGGESGAQEASLIFKVSLWNYQSQLGIVFSSSTIFSLPQGGDRSPDVAWVSRGNWEKLTPAEREGFPPICPDFVIELRSKSDRLKPLQDKMLEYLTSGLQLGWLINPQQKQVEIYRQNQPTEITNLPTKLSGENVLPGFSISLD
- a CDS encoding ABC transporter permease, producing the protein MKTSPPELIIEAGRTERQYWQDLWRYRELFYTLAWRDIAVRYKQTAIGIAWALIRPFLTMVVFTVVFGKLANLPSEGVPYPILVFAGMLPWQFFSTSLSSASDSLIANANLISKVYFPRLVVPTSAVVTSFVDFLISGMIMLGLMAWYNFLPSWHVITLPFFILIAFMASMGAGLWLCSLNVKYRDFRYIVPFIVQFGLYISPVGFSSNVVPEKWRLLYSINPMVSVIDGFRWAILGGESTIFLPGFLLSLLLVIIIFITGILYFRKMERTFADVI
- a CDS encoding Uma2 family endonuclease, with product MSAITAQELESQMPDATMLLSDEPEMESSVHYLQLLLLVTSLEWAWRQRDDFFIGANLTIYFSRQQLKHRDFRGPDFFLVKNTTRHPRNSWVVWEEDGRYPDLIIELLFESTAKVDRTTKLDLYATRFHTPEYFYFSPETLEFAGFRLNFNQYSPVIPNEQGWLWSEALGFFLGIHQGQLRYFSVEGILVPTPEEAAQQEILRPDQAMAKVEQEAQRADQEKFRADRLAAKLRELGLDPDDV